CGCGGTTCGAGGACTGGTCGTCTCAGGCGGTCTTCATCGACGCCGGGCAACACGCGGACAGCTACATCGAAAAGTTCGTCCTCGACGGAGCCTATTTCAGCGCGCGGGCCACTCAGACCACCAAGTATCCCTACGACGTGCTTCAGTCCGAGCAGTCCTATCCCATCCGGCATATCAGCATCCGCAACGTGATCGCTCGCAACGGCGGCCGGGAAGGCTTCCGCTTCGACCACGCCAGCAACGTGTTCATGCGCGTCGAGGGTGTGGATATGCGGGAATACGTGACCAATCTGACGAGTTCGGACCCGGACGCCCACTTCATCTTCAACAGCAGCGGCCATCAGAAGATCGTCGACAGCGTGTTCATCGGCCTGCGGCCGAAGGACAGCACGACCAATATGGACGACGCTGAAGGCATCGGCCGAGGCGGGGCCTTCCTCGAAATGTCGAACGTCTATCTCGAAGACGCCGGCAGCGGTGAAGCGGTCCTCGGCTTGAAATGCCGAAAGGCCTCGTTGAAGAACGTAACCATCGTGACGACCCAAGCCCACCGGGACGCCTGCGCGGCCACCTCGGGAAGCCGGAAGGACGTTTCGGCGATCCTTGCTCCCTACGACGAGCTCCGCATGGACAACGTCGTGGTCGAGGGGGGAACCGGGGCGGCGCTGGACTTCCAGGGCAACACGAATAAAACGATCGTCACTGGCTCGATCGAGGTCCGGGATTGGCGCTCGCTGCGGCGCACGGTCGCCGGAGGTGCCTATGTCTACTCTTCGCTGTATAGCTCCGGCTCAGCCATCCGTGTGGCGGGGAACAACCACCACATCGACCTGACGGTCAACTGCGTGGGTCCGACGTTCCCCCGCCGGGTCTTCAACATGATCGGCGGGTCGCTGGCGACTTGCATCCTTCGCGGGTTCCACAAGACCGCCGAACGCCCTGCAAACGCCCCAGGCGAGGAGAGCGTGGACAATACCGCCGACCTCGGCACGACGGTCTATCGGTTCGAGGGGGCGGTCTCGGACCTCCGCCTGCTCGGCACCGTGGACGCGAAGGACGCCGAAAGGGTGTTCTCTGCATCCGCGGCATTCACCTCTCCCAAGGTGGAAGTGAGCGCCGAGGTGCGAAACCCGGACCCGGTCAAGTGGGAGGAGCTGGTCGGCCAGCCGTTCACGGAGAAGATCACCGGAGACCTGCGGATGGACCTGCGGCTTCGCTACTCCGCCGCGCAGGCGATTTCGCAGCAGCGCGTGATGCAGCTTCGGGTGCCGAACGGCGCCACGCTGAGCGTCGATGTGAAGGGGACCATCGTGTCCCCGTCGTTCCCTCGAGGGGCGCGCATCGCGCAAAGCCTGCTCGTCTCGGCATCCGGCGGCGTGGCCTCCACGATCGTCCCCAAGACCTCGACGGTCGACCAGCTGGGCAGCGACTACATCGCAGCCACCACTGAGGTCGGCCCCTTCAGCACCAACGCGGTGCATCTCTACGTCGCCCGGACAACCGGGGACGTCCCCTGCAAGCCCGCGTGTGACATCAAGGTCGAACTTTCGGCCGCCACATAACCGACCGCGGGGTCTCCTCCGGGAGGCCCCGGCGGTCCCGAAAGAGTATTCAATGAGCAATCTGACTTCGCAGGACATCGCTGCGATCGCTGCGGCCATCCGGCCGGGCAACCCCATCGAACCCCACAAGATCATCTACGGCGTCGGCGCGAGTGCCGTGGCCGCGGTCGTCCTGTGGTTCGGGTCGATGACGCTTTCGCACGATGAGCGGCTCGATCGCCTCACTGCGGCGACAGAACGTATCGTCACCCTACAAGAGGGCGACCAGAAAGAACTGACAGAGCGCGGTGTGTGGATGGGAGGCATTAACTCCTTCCGCGAGAACACCCGCATCCGCCTCGATCGGATCGAGCGCGAATTGGCCGGAGAGACCGGCGTGGAGGCACCTGATGTCCAGAGCGAATGATGACCTGATGGACGCCATTCACGGCCTCGTCGCCGGCGGCCTGAAGGACGAACTGGAGCGCGCCATGCACCGCGCCGCCCAACCCCGCCAAGTGAAAAACGAGCAGGGCGATCTCGTCGACAACCCCGACTACGCCCCGCTGAACCCGCAGCTTATCGACAAGGCCCGCGCGTTCCTGAAGGACAACGGCGTGGACGCCCCGGCGAAAGCTGAGCGGGTCGACACTTTGGCCGGGACCTTGGCCGACCTCGACCTCGACGAGGAAGCTATGGACCTTCGGCGGTAACGCAGTCGAAGGTCACGGTGTAGCCCGACTGCCCTGAGGCGCGGGCCACCTTCCCATACTCCGCGCAGTGCTTCTCCGCGTAGGGGAGCGCGTCGTTCGTGTTCCAGACATTCGAGACCGTGACGAACTCCGAGTTGCCGTCGACGCCCGGCGGCAACACCCGCAGGGACGCGCAGGCGGACAGCAGGAGTGCGGCGGCGAGAGCGGCGGCGGGCTTCATAGCCCCCGACTGCCCCAAGATCCCCTGAAAGGCAACCCTCTGACATCACGCGAAATGCTCCAGGGCAGCTTCCTGAAGTTCCTCTGGTATGTCTGGCTCCACGTCCTCTCCCTCCCGGAGCCGACGAGGGTCCAGTATGACATCGCCCGGTATCTGGTCGGCGGCCCCGCCCGCCGGTTCATCCAGGCGTTCCGCGGGGTCGGCAAGACCTTCATTACGGCCGCCTACGTTGTCTGGCGCCTCTGGAAGAACCCCGACCTGAAGGTGGCAATCGTCTCCGCCAACGAGACCCTCGCCTCCGAGATCGCCGGGTTCATCAAGCAGATCATCGACAGCGCCGCCGGCGACGACCTCTGGCCCGAGCTACGCGCCCGGCCGGGGCAGCGGCAGTCCACCCTGTCCTTCGACGTGGGCGCGGCGAAGCCCGACAAGTCCCCGTCGGTCAAGGCTATGTCGATCGTGGGCCAGCTCACCGGCTCTCGCGCCGACCTGACGATCTCCGACGACGTCGAGGTCCCGAAGAACTCCGAGACGGAGACCATGCGGGAGAAGCTGGCCGAGAAGACCAAGGAATACGCGGCTATCACCAAGCCGGGCGGCGAGATCGTCTACCTCGGCACCCCGCAGTCCGAGCAGTCGATCTACCGGGGCCTTCCGGAGCGCGGCTATGAGGTCCGCATATGGCCTGCACGGTATCCGCTGAAGGCCAAGATGGCGAACTATGCTGGTGCAATCGCACCCATGCTGCTCGCCGATATGGAGGCCGACGAGACCCTCCAGAACCCCAGCGGTTCAACCCTCGGGGGCGCCCCAACCGACCCGGCACGTTTCGACGATCTCGACCTGATAGAGCGCGAGGCCGACTACAAGGGTGCAGGCTTCCTGCTCCAGTTCCAGCTCGACACGACCCTGTCGGACGCCGAGCGATACCCGCTGAAGACGCGGGACCTGATGGTCCTGGAGCTCGACCGAAAGGTTGCTCCGGCCCGCCTCGTGTGGGGCAGCGGTCCCGACCAGGTCATCAAGGACGTGGAGAATGTGGGCTTCGACGGCGACCGCCTGTTCCGCCCCATGCACATCGGCGGGGAGTTCCTGCCCTACCAAGCGTCCGCCATGCACATCGACCCCTCCGGGCGCGGCCGAGACCGCACCACCTACGCCGTCACCAAGTTCCTCGCCGGGTATGTCTTCCTGACGGCCTGGGGAGGCTTCAAGGACGGTTACGGGGACGACACGCTGGCCGCCCTGGCGCAGATTAGCGCGGACCATAAGGTCGACGTCATCGTGCCCGAGGACAACTTCGGGGACGGGATGTTCGGCAAGCTGCTGGAGACCCACGTCAACCGCATCCGACCTGCCGGCATCCAAGGGATGCGGGCGCATGGGATGAAGGAGGAGCGGATCATCCGTTCCCTCGAACCCCTAATGCGCCAGCACCGCCTTGTGGTCGACCTGGAGGTCCTGCGGGAAGACCTGCGAACACAGGAGACCACCCACCGGGGCCTGTTCCAGCTCACGCATATGCAGGCAGTCCGCGGCGCGCTGAAGCATGACGACAAGGTCGACGTGTTGGCGATGGCCGCTGCTCACTGGTCGGACTATCTGAACGCCGACGCCATCAAGGCTGAAGGCGACCGGAAGGCCAAGGCAGAGGCCGAGTGGGAGCGGAGGTTCTTCGCTTCGCAGGTCATGGGTTCGATCGGCAAGCCTGCCCGTGGTGTCCGAGGACGCCGAGGGATGGGCCGTAGGAGGTGATGAAGGGAGGAGGGAAGGGGGATCACCCCACCTTCCTCCCTACAAAAAACAGCAGGGCCTCCTTTGGACCTCCTAAGGACGACCTAAGGTATACCTAAGGAACTTCCTACAATATATCCTGCCCTCCAAGGGTGGGTGGAAATTGAAACCGCAGGAGTTCCGCGGGGTTGTGGGGCCGATTGGTTTCGGTGCAAAATTACGAAGCGGGATACGCCCCCCGCAGCAGCCGCCGGTTCCCCCCCGTGGGGGGTGGGTCGGGGGTCGGCCAGTGCCGCGCCCGCGCGCCGCGGTCCTCTATACTGCCGGCCGCACCCTGGGCGGCGCGATATGGCGCACCTATGGCGCACCCCTTAGCGTATCCGGGGTTTCGATGGTCTATCTAGGGGGAAGGCAGGGGATCGAGGGGCGGGATCGGGCCTGAGATGGTCGATCTGTGCGCCCTTCCGTGCGCTTTGCCCTGCTTTTTTGGTCCAGCCCGCAACGCGCCCGAGGTCCACCCTCGATCCACCCGAGGTCCGCCCTAGGTCCGCCCTAAAGTCCGCCCGCCGGCCTCCCGCTGGTCCGCCCCAAGGTCCACCCTCGATCCACCCCAAGGTCCACCCTGAGCCCGCCCAAGGCCTGCCGCCTATCTATGCCCTCAGCCGCCCGCAAACCGCCCTAGGATTGCATCGGGAGCCATCCGGCCCCGGTAGGTGCCAAGGGCGTCTCCCGGCCATCCTGGGCCATCCTAGGGCCTCCCATCCGTCCTGTGGAAGTTTCGGGGCGGATCGAGCCGAGCTGGCACCTGTCCAGCCCGCCGATCTCCAGAAAGTTTCCCAATGTTTTCAATCGAAAGTGAAAAAAGTTTCCGTTAAGCGCACTTTCCTGCTTGCACTATCCGGCTTGTGGAAGCATATGGGGTTCAACAGCGGCGGCAACGTCACTGTGAATAGCCACCCTAGGCGGCCCGCGAGGATCAAGCGGGATTGCTGAGGGGCCGGGGAGAACCCGGCCAGGTTGTCCTCCCGACCGCATAGCGGGGAGGGGCCTAGGGATGGTCCAAAGCCGGTGCGCCGGTCGGCCCGATAGCAAGGGCCGGTTGTTTGCGGGGGCGGGTTCCGGCCCGTCCCGCAAGCGAAGCTATGAGCGATCCTGCATATTGCAGGGATGCCCGGTGAGGGCCGTGACTGTGACCCGCGGCCTTCACCCGGCGATCCTGCCAGAATTAGGAGATTGATTATGACCCGCCATGACGAAACCGCCGGCGCCTACGCCCTTATAACGTGGGGCGGTGGGGCTGCGGTTGAGCTTCGGTTCAACGGGACCGAAACCCTGAGCGTATTTGTGCAGGGGGACGAAGCTACGGCGTTGGTAGACGCCATCGAAGCTGCGCCAACGGATGATCTAGAGCTGTCAATGGCGTGGGTTTTTGCGGATTACCGCGAAGTTGCCACAACCGTTGCCGCCTAACACTTCCACAAAACAGAACAGGAGAAACCCTATGACCAATTTTGAAGAAACCGGCCGGCGTATGCGGATTGAAACCTGTACCGGCAAAACTTGGATCGAAGCATACGAACAGCAGGTGGAAAGCACGGACGCCCCGCACCTGAAAGTCGGCGACGTGACGTGGTCCTACGCAGGCAACGATTGTGGCGGCGGCCTGCCGATTAACGAAGGCGCGGACAAGGCAGAGGCCTTCCTTCGCCGTTACATTGGGCGGGAGCGGGTGCGCTTTTCCCGTGTCGGCTTCGCCTAAAACTTCCACAAAACAGAAAGAGGAGATACCAAATGTCCATCTATTCCACCCACAAATATGTTGGCTATGCCTTCCCGACCTCCGAACGCGCCAACGAACTCGGCGCAGGCAAGGCCGGCTGCTGGTTCATCGGCTACGCGCCGGGCAAGTTCGAGCCGGTCCAGCAGGTGACGCCTATCGCCTATGCGACTGCCGAGGATGCCATGCAGGCGGCGGAGCCTATCAAGATGCCTTGGCAGCAGTGGGGCAAGCCTGCCGACAGCGCCGCTGCCGCCTAACACTTCCACAAAACAGAACAGGAGAAACCCCATGACCCTCAATACCCTCAACGCCTCCCGGAAGGCCGACCGTGAAAAGCTCTTTGCTGCCCTGTCCGCCGTGGCGGAACAGCACGGCGCGACGGTCGACCGCCACGACAGCCCGCGGATCGGCGGACACGGCGCGTCGATCACCTTTATCGCCCGCTGCAACGGGGTCGGGGCGATGGTTTATCTCAACCGCCTTTTCGGAGGCGGCCTGTCACTGATCTCATGGTTTAACGACCACAGCGGCGACCGCAGCCTGCCCACAAAGCACTTTGCAGGCGGCTTCCGCGTCGCCGCCGATGCCGGGAGCTCCGACCCGCGGCCCCACCATAAGGCGACCACGTCGGGGCAGGATTGGGACCACGTCGCCGCCTGTCTGGATGAAGGACTGGCGCTGGCAGCGGCGCGGGAGGCGTTCGTCGAGGACTGCGAAGCGCGGGCCTATGACTGACAACACAACGGCGAAACCCGCTCCGGCGGGTCGCGCAGGGATGGCCGCCTGCGCCTGACGAGCTGGCCGAGAATTACAGGAGAACCCTCATGGGACAGACGAATGCAGCAATCGACAACGCTAAAGGCTGGCTGGAGACCATCCGCGCGATGGTGAAGGCATACGAAGCCGACGAGCAATACGAAGGGCAGGACGCGATCGACGCGATGCTGGAAGCCCCGCTGAGCGTCCAGGTGCGCAGCGATTGGGCGGACGCCGGCAAGGAATTGAAGGCCGAGGAATACCTGATCCTGCTGACGACCGGCGGGCCTGCCCTCAGGATCACCGGCGATCTGTCGGGCGGTTACGCCTCGACTGCCGCGCTGGAATGGCAGGACTGGGGAACGCCTTGGACCGACCTGCACACCGACACGGCCGACACGGACGCGCTGATGACCTTCGCCGGCGCCTTCTATTTCGGCGAGTAATTTCCACAAGACAGAACAGGAGAATTTCAATGACCACCAAATACGAGCTCACTGACGACACCATTAAGGTGACTGGTCGCACCCTGCACCGTATCCGCGCCGTAACCGCGATTGCGGGACTTGGGATCGCCGCCGGCACCCTCGGCGGGTATGTCGAGGCCGAAGCTAACCTTTCTCAATACGGCGATGCGTGGGTCTACGACGATGCGCGGGTCTACGGCACTGCGCGGGTCTCCGGCAATGCGCGGGTCTACGGCACTGCGCGGGTCTCCGGCAATGCGCAGGTCTCCGGCGATGCGTGGGTCTACGACGATGCGCGGGTCTACGACGATGCGCAGGTCTCCGGCGATGCGTGGGTCTCCGGCTTAGCGTCCCGCTCTCCCCTAGTGATCTCCGGCCTTGCTTACACAGTCACCCTCGACGACACGCACATGACCGCCGGTTGCCAGTCGCACCCCCTGCGGGAGTGGCTGGACGCCGATGAAGCGAAGCTGCGCCTGATGGACGGCAAGGCCGCCGTGGATTTTCGCCGCGAGTTCGGCGGGATCATTCAACAGCTCGCCGTGGCCGACGGCAGGCTCTCTGCCGACTGACCGGCACTTCCACAAAACAGAACAGGAGAACCCACATGAATACCCGCATTGAACGCCTCGCCGATCAGGTGATGGCATCCGACAACCCCGGCGTGACCGCCTTCCACCATCGCGCCGCGCAACACGCAGGGGCCGCCGCGCCCTCGCTCTATACGCAGCGGTTCAACCGGGACGCCGAGGCGCGGGCCATGCTGTCCGCCGTGTCGGTCCACGCGAGCGTCGAAGGCCTTTCCCTGTCCGCCGCGGATCGACTGAAGGTCGCCGCGCGGATCGCCGAGAGGGCCGAGGCAGCGCAGCAGCTCGTGACCCTCCAGAAGCGCGCCGGCGAAATGCGCAGCGCGGCAGGAGGTGTGTCGTGAGCGGCGCAAAGCGCGGGACCGTCGCAATTACGATCCACCCCTACATGAGGACCGGCGGGGACCCCGTGACGGTCGAAGTGCCCTGCACCGTCGTGGGGGATATGGCAGTCCACCGCCGGCATACCGTCTGGAAGGGCGAGGTATCGGTCGGCAAGGGCTGGACGATCACGCACGTCGCCACCGGGCTACCCGCCGGGCGCGCTATGGGGCCGCTGGATCGCCGCGATGCGTTGAAGCGGGATTGCGTGAAGTGGGCGCAGGAATGGCAGGACGCCTGCCCGGACTTCTTCGCCGCATTGCGGAAAGGCGATGAGGCCCGCGCCAAGGAGCTGGCCCCGGAAGCCATGCGCGAAGCGATCGAGCTGGCGGGAGGTGCGGCATGACCGACCTGCACTGGACCCGCTGTCCGTCCGGGGGCTGGTGGCTTTTCGACAAGCCCGCCGGCACCCCGCGGACGCCTATCGGATCGGCCAGCCGGCGGGGTCGGACCTTCCGTGCGCTCTGCCATCGCACCGGAGGGGCTGTCGAAAGCGGCTCTATGGCCGGTGCCAAACGCGCCGCCGAGCGCCTAGCGCGGGAAGCATCGGCATGACCCGCGCCGCCCTCAGCATCGCCGCCGGGCTTGCTGCCTGGCACCTAGTCCACCCATTGTCGCAGGCGGGACACGCCCACGCCGCCGGGCTCGCCTTCGTCGGCGCCGCGGTGGCGATCCTCGGCGGCCTGATGCTGGCCGTTTCGACGGTCGAGGGGCGTCTGGAGGAGGCCGATGTCATTAACAAATAATATACTTCACTTAGCCGAAAGGTTCCGTTACGCAGACTTTTCGGAAGGGGTCAAAGATATGGCTTGCAATGTAGGATTTGTTCCTGCCTTGTTCTCCAATCGAACTTATGGAATGGGAACGAATTATCATGGGTCACACCGAAAAAAACTTTGGGAAACCTTCACATGACAAACCAACAGAGTATATCGAGCCGGAGGGCGGGAGTGCCGCCGAAGGCGCGGGGAATACACATGAACCAACGGGCGGCAGACGCGGCGAACGACCGGCTCTATCGGCACGTCGGCGACTTAACCGACTTGTCCACGGCATTGATAGTGCTGGCAGAGTTGACACCCGAACGCATCACCGTGGCGCAGACCGCGTTCTTCCTGAGCGCCGCGATTGCCGACATTGCGGGTCGTCCAGCTACCTTCACTGAACTGAAGGAAGCCATCGGCCCGGCCATCGGTCGGAGCCTGCATTCCACCTATCAGGCGTTCCTCGACCGCGAGAACGTCCGCTACAGCCGGGGTGAGCATCAGAAGGGGCTCGCCTGGCTGACCCGCGAAACGAACCCCGCCGACCAGCGGCAGAAGTTCCTGCGCCTCACCCCGCAGGGACGGGAGATCGTTGCCGAGGTCGCTATGGCCCTGACGGGCACGGAGAGTTGACATGAAAATCCGCACTAAACCGAGCGGCATTCACTTCATCGAAGTGCGCTTGCCAGACCCCGCCACGGGTGAGCTGAAGCGTAGCCGCGTCTCACTCGACACGCGGGATATGGACGAAGCCAAGCGGCAGCGCGCCGACTGGCTCGCCGGCACCCATCCGAAGCATCCGAGGAATGGTGGGATCATCGCGGCGAAAGGACGCGGCCCCGACGCTTCCACAAAACGGATTTCCACGACCGGCGTGATGACCGTCGCGCGGTGGCTCGACGTATGCCAGACCGGCCTGTGGCGCACCTGCAAGTCGCAGTCGACGATCCAGAGCAACGTCCGCCTCCTCACCCAGGCACTCGATGACGCCGGCCACGGCGAGCTGGCGCTGGCGGACATCGCGTCCACCCATGTGACCGCGATCGAGGCGCAGCTTCGGGATCGCCACAACTACGCCGAGGCGTCCGTCAAGAAACTCATGGGGTCCCTCCGCGCTGCGCTGAATGCAGCGACGACAGAGGAGGACCCGAAGACCGGCAAGGCGTTGCTGCTGCGCGCCCCGAACTTCCCGACCTACAAGGTCCGCAATATCCGCGACCGGGTCCTTTCGGACGCCGAGGAGGAGGCGGTGTTCGCCTGCATTGCGCAGCGGATCGAGGACGAACCGTCGCGCCCTTGGCGCCAGATGGGCCTGCTGCTCACGGTCATGCTCGACACCGGCTTCCGCATCGGCGAGGCGCTGAGCGTCGGACCGGCCAGCGTGACCACGAAGCGGTGGATCGACCCCGTGACGAAGGAAGGGCGCTCCGCCACGTTCCTCGGGCTCGCCCGCTACACCACGAAGAACGACAAGCCCCGCGAGGTCCCGCTGAGCGACCGGGTGATCTCCCTGCTGCCAACCCTGAACGCGCTGTCGATCAAGGGCCGCTGGTTCCCGTGGAAGCCCGGCTCGGGCGGCCCCGGCTACCTGTGGCTGAACCTGCGGGCCGATATGGAGGAGCGCGGCTTCGACCTGTCGGACGTTACCCTGCACACCATGCGGCACACCTGCGCGACCCGCCTGGCGCTCGGTGGGATGGACCTGCTCGGGCTGCGGGATTGGCTCGGCCACTCGGACATCAAAATCACGGCCGAGCGTTACGTTCACCTAATGAGTAGTCACCTGTATCAAGGGGCGGCGATCCTGAACCTGGCAGGTGGCACGAGTTCCCTTCAAGGGGAAACCGAAGAACCGGATGGCGAACCCTGCGGGAAGCCCGATAGTCTGTCTTGTGGAAAC
This sequence is a window from Alteriqipengyuania flavescens. Protein-coding genes within it:
- a CDS encoding phage tail fiber domain-containing protein; this encodes MSTISPYVGDGANREFDITFNYRRASTVHVKVDGIDVPFNFVSSSRVVVDEAPASGAEVIVYRKTDVSEAEEQFTDGMILNGPDLNDAIGQARERAEELGFSIEQEVPRALRGPTSEDALRNLPKAAERANKFLMFDDEGQPGVLTPEDLAAPAQAALGETRLVADQVNVSREAIAAAENVYQTKALGEAATVQGDFFLYRSGNTIVFAERLASGSQVFDTMNAKSLSAWSFGAIGNGTGDNGPILTTAIARAVALGVPLEFGPGTYRIQNPIVPPAGSRVHLHFAEGVTLVGANIDYTEMFKGEGYSIKIEGAPLLRNFKRAFRLLSSPATAYKGLVWDLGATRFEDWSSQAVFIDAGQHADSYIEKFVLDGAYFSARATQTTKYPYDVLQSEQSYPIRHISIRNVIARNGGREGFRFDHASNVFMRVEGVDMREYVTNLTSSDPDAHFIFNSSGHQKIVDSVFIGLRPKDSTTNMDDAEGIGRGGAFLEMSNVYLEDAGSGEAVLGLKCRKASLKNVTIVTTQAHRDACAATSGSRKDVSAILAPYDELRMDNVVVEGGTGAALDFQGNTNKTIVTGSIEVRDWRSLRRTVAGGAYVYSSLYSSGSAIRVAGNNHHIDLTVNCVGPTFPRRVFNMIGGSLATCILRGFHKTAERPANAPGEESVDNTADLGTTVYRFEGAVSDLRLLGTVDAKDAERVFSASAAFTSPKVEVSAEVRNPDPVKWEELVGQPFTEKITGDLRMDLRLRYSAAQAISQQRVMQLRVPNGATLSVDVKGTIVSPSFPRGARIAQSLLVSASGGVASTIVPKTSTVDQLGSDYIAATTEVGPFSTNAVHLYVARTTGDVPCKPACDIKVELSAAT
- the terL gene encoding phage terminase large subunit, which produces MLQGSFLKFLWYVWLHVLSLPEPTRVQYDIARYLVGGPARRFIQAFRGVGKTFITAAYVVWRLWKNPDLKVAIVSANETLASEIAGFIKQIIDSAAGDDLWPELRARPGQRQSTLSFDVGAAKPDKSPSVKAMSIVGQLTGSRADLTISDDVEVPKNSETETMREKLAEKTKEYAAITKPGGEIVYLGTPQSEQSIYRGLPERGYEVRIWPARYPLKAKMANYAGAIAPMLLADMEADETLQNPSGSTLGGAPTDPARFDDLDLIEREADYKGAGFLLQFQLDTTLSDAERYPLKTRDLMVLELDRKVAPARLVWGSGPDQVIKDVENVGFDGDRLFRPMHIGGEFLPYQASAMHIDPSGRGRDRTTYAVTKFLAGYVFLTAWGGFKDGYGDDTLAALAQISADHKVDVIVPEDNFGDGMFGKLLETHVNRIRPAGIQGMRAHGMKEERIIRSLEPLMRQHRLVVDLEVLREDLRTQETTHRGLFQLTHMQAVRGALKHDDKVDVLAMAAAHWSDYLNADAIKAEGDRKAKAEAEWERRFFASQVMGSIGKPARGVRGRRGMGRRR
- a CDS encoding helix-turn-helix domain-containing protein: MNQRAADAANDRLYRHVGDLTDLSTALIVLAELTPERITVAQTAFFLSAAIADIAGRPATFTELKEAIGPAIGRSLHSTYQAFLDRENVRYSRGEHQKGLAWLTRETNPADQRQKFLRLTPQGREIVAEVAMALTGTES
- a CDS encoding tyrosine-type recombinase/integrase gives rise to the protein MKIRTKPSGIHFIEVRLPDPATGELKRSRVSLDTRDMDEAKRQRADWLAGTHPKHPRNGGIIAAKGRGPDASTKRISTTGVMTVARWLDVCQTGLWRTCKSQSTIQSNVRLLTQALDDAGHGELALADIASTHVTAIEAQLRDRHNYAEASVKKLMGSLRAALNAATTEEDPKTGKALLLRAPNFPTYKVRNIRDRVLSDAEEEAVFACIAQRIEDEPSRPWRQMGLLLTVMLDTGFRIGEALSVGPASVTTKRWIDPVTKEGRSATFLGLARYTTKNDKPREVPLSDRVISLLPTLNALSIKGRWFPWKPGSGGPGYLWLNLRADMEERGFDLSDVTLHTMRHTCATRLALGGMDLLGLRDWLGHSDIKITAERYVHLMSSHLYQGAAILNLAGGTSSLQGETEEPDGEPCGKPDSLSCGNYGDPRGALALH